A stretch of Corynebacterium timonense DNA encodes these proteins:
- a CDS encoding 1,4-dihydroxy-2-naphthoate polyprenyltransferase: protein MTDAFTASPRDWWEAARPHTWPNAFAPVIAGTGAAAFAGGAHLGRGVLALLVAWALIIGVNYANDYSDGIRGTDDDRTGPTRLTASRLARPEHVKAAAFGAFAVAALCGVVLSYEAGALWLVAVGAACIAAAWFYTGGTTPYGYSGFGEAAVFVFFGLVAVLGTEYTQSGAVSVVGALCAVAVGAISASVNLANNIRDIPTDAVAGKRTLAVRLGDAPSRTLFTLLTLVPFAASVLLAFAFLPTLLGVAALPLAVASILRVRRGGRGPALIPVLGLNGKAMLIWSLVTALTLAWGALVAGRPF from the coding sequence ATGACCGACGCTTTCACCGCCTCCCCCCGCGACTGGTGGGAGGCCGCCCGCCCGCACACCTGGCCCAACGCTTTCGCCCCCGTCATCGCGGGCACCGGCGCGGCCGCGTTTGCGGGTGGCGCGCACCTCGGGCGTGGTGTCCTCGCTCTCCTCGTCGCATGGGCGCTCATCATCGGCGTGAACTACGCCAACGACTACTCCGACGGCATCCGCGGCACCGACGACGACCGCACCGGGCCCACCCGGCTCACCGCGTCGCGCCTGGCCCGCCCGGAGCACGTCAAGGCCGCCGCGTTCGGCGCCTTCGCCGTCGCCGCGCTGTGCGGGGTGGTCCTGAGCTACGAGGCGGGGGCACTGTGGCTCGTCGCCGTCGGCGCCGCCTGTATCGCCGCCGCCTGGTTCTACACCGGCGGCACGACACCCTACGGCTACTCCGGCTTCGGCGAGGCCGCCGTCTTCGTCTTCTTCGGCCTCGTCGCCGTGCTCGGCACCGAGTACACGCAGTCCGGCGCCGTCAGCGTCGTGGGCGCGCTGTGCGCCGTCGCCGTGGGCGCGATTTCCGCCTCGGTGAACCTGGCCAACAACATCCGCGACATCCCCACCGACGCCGTCGCGGGCAAGCGCACCCTCGCGGTGCGGCTTGGCGACGCCCCCTCCCGCACCCTCTTCACCCTGCTCACGCTCGTTCCCTTCGCGGCGTCGGTGCTCCTGGCGTTTGCCTTCCTTCCCACCCTGCTCGGGGTGGCGGCGCTGCCGCTGGCCGTGGCGTCCATCCTGCGGGTCCGGCGCGGCGGGCGCGGGCCCGCGCTCATCCCAGTGCTCGGCCTCAACGGCAAGGCGATGCTCATCTGGTCGCTCGTCACCGCCCTCACGCTGGCGTGGGGCGCGCTAGTGGCGGGCCGGCCGTTCTAG